In one Halichondria panicea chromosome 4, odHalPani1.1, whole genome shotgun sequence genomic region, the following are encoded:
- the LOC135335267 gene encoding tRNA wybutosine-synthesizing protein 2 homolog yields MSGNVLLVKNRSQVKGIRNLLEGSGYYDRSRCIQHINSTISGNSDNYFAIPITTACIAHLNQLATLPIPYTDCIVAHAQLPLSKKARAKLQTPYQVLREAVKSFLIDTQQCTVEDIETLLKDVPRSWERHGDLIALPEDSFSDSRWQKHLQLVNVEIHKPISEEMLFEQNPQPGDDGGITMKAGTEGTTRSLLNVIAVALNCRRLAIDRSISCDSYRSSGALLLLGDDGCVEHVDNGVRYVFDVTKCMFSSGNISEKLRVANFNCKGETVVDLYAGIGYFTLPYLVHTGAAVVHACEWNSHAVEALERGLRANNVHDKCVIHHGNNQKVAPVGVADRVNLGLVPSSEGGWAVACRALRQDTGGWMHVHGNVSSKFKIGSLSKQSSDDTGSESNPWEKTSVKASKRVSDECICKNSYVKLKEQSLSATSIGQGEVLCVCDHQQMNETTSGQEKIGKKSKPLSDGETACKSRAMSPQEVSTDTSQDGTTIHTEHLTSCSRVFHESKAPMKRELWEGWARHVAGDMLELLRAQTPVGGKDWKVTVGHLEHVKSYAPHVDHIVVDLECRPTI; encoded by the exons ATGAGTGGAAATGTTCTTCTGGTGAAAAACAGGAGTCAAGTAAAAGGAATaag GAACCTTCTTGAGGGGTCTGGTTACTATGACAGATCCCGTTGCATTCAGCATATCAACTCTACAATTTCTGGGAACTCAGACAATTATTTTGCAATCCCCATCACAACCGCGTGCATCGCACACCTCAACCAGCTGGCAACCCTCCCCATACCTTATACTGACTGTATTGTAGCACACGCCCAACTCCCTCTCTCTAAGAAAGCAAGAGCCAAGTTGCAGACGCCTTATCAAGTTCTCCGAGAAGCTGTTAAAAGTTTTCTCATCGACACACAACAATGCACCGTTGAGGACATTGAAACTCTGTTAAAGGACGTACCAAGATCGTGGGAAAGACATGGCGACTTGATTGCCTTGCCAGAGGACTCGTTCAGCGACTCAAGATggcaaaaacatttgcaattgGTGAACGTAGAAATCCATAAACCCATTAGTGAAGAAATGCTGTTTGAGCAAAATCCACAACCAGGTGATGATGGTGGTATAACTATGAAGGCAGGAACAGAGGGCACAACACGCTCCCTGCTAAATGTGATAGCTGTTGCTCTCAACTGCAGAAGACTTGCTATCGACAGAAGTATATCATGTGACTCTTATCGGAGCTCGGGTGCATTGCTGTTGCTAGGAGACGACGGATGTGTGGAGCACGTGGACAATGGTGTACGTTACGTGTTTGATGTCACCAAGTGTATGTTCTCCTCTGGTAATATAAGTGAGAAGTTACGAGTGGCCAACTTTAATTGTAAAGGAGAGACAGTTGTTGATTTGTATGCTGGTATTGGCTACTTCACCTTGCCCTACTTGGTACACACTGGCGCAGCTGTGGTACATGCTTGTGAGTGGAACAGTCATGCTGTGGAGGCTTTGGAGCGAGGTTTGCGTGCTAACAACGTCCACGACAAATGTGTTATTCACCATGGAAACAATCAAAAG GTGGCtccagtgggtgtggctgacCGTGTAAACTTGGGACTGGTGCCGAGCAGTGAAGGAGGATGGGCTGTAGCGTGTAGAGCACTCAGGCAAGACACTGGGGGATGGATGCACGTTCACGGTAACGTCTCGTCAAAATTCAAAATTGGAAGTTTGAGCAAACAATCTAGCGATGATACTGGTAGTGAGAGCAATCCATGGGAAAAGACATCTGTCAAAGCTAGCAAGAGAGTGTCTGATGAATGCATTTGTAAGAACTCGTATGTAAAACTGAAAGAGCAATCATTATCTGCTACAAGCATCGGTCAAGGAGAAGTACTCTGTGTTTGTGATCATCAGCAAATGAATGAAACAACATCAGGCCAAGAAAAAATCGGGAAAAAATCGAAGCCATTAAGTGATGGTGAAACTGCTTGCAAATCTAGAGCAATGTCTCCTCAAGAAGTGTCAACTGATACAAGCCAAGACGGAACCACAATCCACACAGAACACTTAACTTCTTGTAGCAGAGTATTTCACGAATCCAAGGCCCCTATGAAACGAGAATTGTGGGAGGGATGGGCTCGCCATGTGGCTGGAGATATGTTAGAGTTGCTAAGAGCGCAAACCCCTGTTGGTGGGAAAGATTGGAAGGTCACTGTGGGACACTTAGAGCACGTTAAATCTTATGCTCCTCATGTTGATCACATTGTTGTGGACCTTGAGTGTAGACCAACTATATAA
- the LOC135335265 gene encoding uncharacterized protein LOC135335265: protein MRITKQLLKKYTNFPLNEVEYVDLSENEIVAIERLEVCRRLQTLVLCNNLIDSVRNLYHCRQLWSINLAGNKVKSLSGLSRFPVLGILKIGYNHLDWKELKHLSHMTIISLTLLGNERLDSDPHYRKHVVDTLPHVWMLDGRIVSAEEKKNLSQFFVQSQSSAQPVRHKATESVFVPSSMKNLLVTGVFGDKTTHLMACFPVNYTHNVEMDKKRLSYLAYSIHQELQLQQRYTHHTPLLPDLEALIEEREKETEQCNMLLLLLMAGLEYDLPLNLMRATLETAKLNFIGKVRCVDLFGLPAHMTLDYASLLLSAAAVDREEKKREGNLYLELYKSLCVIMESVQNKMGSLEISFTTKSPRKEKEAFYLQCHCLLASEVIHLMCLVPMFFESMESSKGLMRMMAVATKTSNVSDIIGSIAWKVQSRGGDVWDVYHDVASYLLEATSANVKGNRRLRHRQTVQRTTSQLLQSTQSKSPGRALRALSAGAVSRRPRTRVSSKSATNSRSHREPELGDLVLVSDNQAARIVAIQESGVAVLQMNSKKVFSDSYFYTDTSGFLWDRQLGCWTKDNLGADLSRSRLTPSPPPAHDHSTLTLPSSSSLDGSEYTLKTETSDISSYYSPIPYGRPISQLSYRSDDLQTIPSQDELDESAEEDESPVMRVDVATSGTNPPGSPQLEHRRHVLQQYSAHNLETEPITASPESVTILNKPVPDSEETERDILKTLPPKVLLVNTWEAEKSLPNCSQSSNPHSCHQMESLKESARMEPHMSPMDSYTSTRPFQLSSRAGERTRHQSSVKYDAWAVAKPNGNVKNTISSSRRLMTKRLPKTPPVTRKSRASSASSSYSTPDSRGISKSSTVVLQQRQSRATPTITSQLQAYQTHAQTSVGMFHYQSPAKSHAGPNTRRLGDMRSLYVGGTSIG from the exons ATGAGGATCACAAAacag CTTCTAAAAAAGTATACAAACTTTCCCCTGAATGAGGTGGAGTACGTTGATCTTTCGGAGAATGAAATCG TTGCTATAGAAAGGCTGGAGGTATGCAGGAGACTGCAAACACTGGTGCTATGCAACAACCTGATAGACTCCGTACGGAACCTCTACCACTGTCGACAGCTCTGGAGCATCAACCTCGCAGGAAACAAG GTGAAAAGCCTCAGTGGGTTGTCAAGGTTTCCTGTTTTGGGTATCCTCAAAATTGGCTACAATCACCTGGACTGGAAGGAGCTGAAGCACCTctctcacatgaccatcatcTCACTCACACTGCTAGGCAACGAACGATTGGACTCGGACCCTCACT ATCGTAAGCATGTAGTGGACACGTTGCCTCATGTTTGGATGCTGGATGGGAGAATAGTCTCAG ctgaagaaaagaaaaaTTTATCCCAGTTCTTCGTTCAGTCTCAATCTTCAGCACAGCCTGTT AGACACAAAGCTACTGAGTCTGTGTTCGTGCCCTCTTCCATGAAGAATCTACTTGTCACTGGAGTGTTCGGAGATAAG ACAACTCACCTTATGGCCTGTTTCCCAGTCaattacacacacaatgttg AAATGGACAAGAAACGACTATCATACTTGGCCTACTCCATCCACCAAGAGTTGCAGCTGCAGCAGcggtacacacaccacacccccctCCTCCCGGACCTGGAGGCACTAATAGAGGAGAGAGAAAAAGAAACGGAGCAGTGCAACATGCTCCTACTGTTGTTAATGGCAGGGCTTGAATATGATCTTCCCCTCAACCTCATGAGAGCCACACTGGAGACAGCCAAATTAAACTTTATTGG GAAAGTGAGGTGTGTGGACTTATTTGGGCTGCCAGCTCACATGACCCTGGACTATGCCTCACTACTCCTCAGTGCTGCAGCTGTTGACAGAGAAGAGAAGAAG CGTGAAGGGAACCTTTATCTGGAGTTGTACAAGAGTCTCTGTGTTATCATGGAAAGTGTACAGAATAAGATGGGCTCACTGGAGATAAG TTTTACAACAAAGAGCCCAAGAAAAGAGAAAGAAGCATT CTACTTGCAGTGCCACTGTCTACTTGCCTCTGAAGTGATCCACCTGATGTGCTTAGTGCCAATGTTCTTCGAGTCCATGGAATCAAGTAAAG GCCTCATGAGAATGATGGCAGTGGCTACCAAGACCTCAAATGTGTCGGACATCATAGGAAGCATAGCTTGGAAGGTCCAATCGCGAGGG GGTGACGTTTGGGATGTGTACCATGATGTGGCCAGCTATCTGCTTGAAGCAACCAGTGCTAACGTGAAAGGGAACAGAAGACTCAGACATCGCCAGACTGTTCAACGTACGACTTCACAACTACTACAG TCGACTCAATCCAAGTCTCCTGGACGAGCCCTGAGAGCATTATCTGCTGGTGCCGTCTCAAGAAGACCCCGAACCAGAGTTTCGTCAAAGAGTGCCACCAACTCTAGATCACACAGGGAGCCAGAACTGGGAGATTTGGTGCTTGTCAGTGACAAT CAAGCTGCAAGGATTGTTGCAATACAAGAATCTGGAGTAGCCGTTCTGCAAATGAACTCCAAAAAAG TTTTTTCTGACTCGTACTTTTACACTGACACAAGTGGATTCCTCTGGGATCGACAGCTTGGGTGCTGGACAAAGGACAACCTGGGAGCTGACTTGAGTCGTAGTCGTctcaccccctcccctcccccagCCCATGATCACTCCACTCTCACTCTCCCTAGTTCATCTTCTCTGGACGGTAGCGAGTACACACTCAAGACTGAAACCTCTGACATCAGCTCCTATTATAGTCCAATCCCGTATGGACGACCAATATCCCAACTGAGCTATAGGTCAGATGACCTGCAGACTATACCTTCACAAGAT GAGCTGGACGAGTCTGCAGAAGAGGATGAGTCACCCGTCATGAGAGTGGATGTAGCCACCTCCGGTACTAACCCTCCTGGCAGTCCCCAACTTGAGCACCGGAGACATGTCCTACAGCAATATTCTGCTCACAACCTTGAAACAGAACCAATCACGGCGAGCCCCGAATCTGTGACTATCCTAAACAAACCAGTACCTGACAGTGAAGAAACTGAAAGAGACATTTTAAAGACCTTACCACCTAAAGTTCTTCTTGTGAATACCTGGGAAGCTGAGAAATCTCTTCCTAATTGTTCTCAGTCTTCCAATCCTCACAGTTGCCATCAGATGGAAAGCCTAAAAGAGAGTGCTCGGATGGAACCTCACATGTCTCCCATGGATTCGTACACCTCAACCAGACCGTTTCAACTAAGTTCCAGGGCCGGAGAAAGGACGAGACATCAATCTTCTGTCAAGTATGACGCTTGGGCTGTTGCTAAACCGAATGGGAATGTGAAAAACACTATTTCCTCTTCAAGAAGGCTGATGACAAA GAGGCTGCCCAAGACACCACCAGTCACAAGGAAATCAA GAGCATCGAGTGCTTCCAGTAGCTACAGTACACCTGACAGCAGGGGGATCTCTAAAAGCTCGACTGTTGTATTACAGCAGAGACAATCAagagccacgcccaccattACCTCACAACTACAGGCGTAccaaacacatgcacagaccAGTGTGGGAATGTTCCACTACCAATCTCCAGCTAAGAGTCACG CTGGACCAAACACTCGCAGGCTGGGTGACATGCGAAGCCTGTACGTTGGAGGGACATCAATTGGATGA
- the LOC135335266 gene encoding uncharacterized protein LOC135335266 isoform X1: MDTSREKASPEWETIVECSVLLIDSIKGNIDNMGNEFHSKWFLSESEYESLKQVGPGSEPSIRARKIISAVECRVKSRPALFEDFIAVLRSQGEWMHDCTRKVEECYKGKQLVSSEESEGPGFVCPYCQKCTLEDFFMSGCPQEKAEKTTPSISSPTFPYLDTKRLSEPEKHMLLDKLTTDYKSIVSAFRKLCLSLSKSPAFKDEIDSVKLFLSASAIFSKEEKMQLMSSKTMTQVLMILLLERASFFNHQTIELVVNEYGSSEDKREMQKYLDEFNSYCKHNVFEVPHAVFHPGQNEDSKHSKFALKYFEEGPIMLQQITILCNRIAKTLHINSWALSLESIQKGCVFLTFSIPVSIATNVLPISDAQLIELSRFGLGAIDEEEDESRSLAKFSDLDGIVTIRSGRKGSTKRILAEVDLPTNEEEATDVTGESGYGTGEEIRQNWIQGRLQTSSSADPGSVSVKDANQYTSLCATFSGNDSGPYSSLVKSGKLVSADAQQGQMGMRYAYKIHSQTIQWLCENFEASEGCNVSKKTLYNHYLRHCATFSINPVNAAVFGKLIRSVFIGLTTRKLGTSGNFKTGYYGIWIKPDSPLRNFPTDDDDDDDITSVPVLPSLPSSPPSPPYEKASRQLPPLPYEEVSPLTSRQQPCRTHFSSISSEHPSRQFPPVQSLQQPPPNLQSDQFPSRSPRARLPSPQSSPPPLPKPRKRSTKAYSPDSKPH, translated from the exons ATGGATACGTCTCGTGAAAAAGCATCGCCAGAATGGGAGACGATTGTAGAGTGTTCTGTACTACTCATCGACTCAATTAAAGGAAATATCGACAATATGGGGaatgaattccatagtaaatggTTTTTATCAGAGAGTGAATATGAAAGTTTGAAACAGGTTGGCCCCGGCTCAGAACCTTCTATTAGGGCTCGAAAAATTATCAGTGCTGTAGAATGTAGGGTAAAGTCTCGACCGGCACTGTTTGAAGATTTTATTGCTGTTTTGAGGAGTCAAGGTGAATGGATGCATGACTGTACCAGAAAAGTCGAGGAATGTTACAAAGGGAAGCAACTCGTAAGTTCTGAAGAAAGTGAAGGTCCAGGATTTGTGTGCCCATACTGTCAGAAGTGTACTCTAGAAGATTTCTTCATGTCTGGATGTCCGCAAGAAAAAGCAGAGAAAACAACTCCTAGTATTAGCTCACCAACTTTTCCTTATCTCGATACTAAACGTTTAAGTGAGCCAGAGAAACACATGTTACTCGACAAGTTAACTACTGATTACAAATCAATTGTGAGTGCATTTCGTAAGCTCTGCTTGTCACTGTCGAAGTCCCCAGCTTTCAAAGATGAAATAGATAGTGTTAAGCTTTTCTTATCAGCCTCTGCAATCTTTTCAAAAGAAGAAAAGATGCAGCTGATGAGTTCGAAGACAATGACTCAAGTGCTTATGATTCTTCTACTGGAAAGGGCTTCTTTCTTCAATCATCAAACTATAGAGTTAGTCGTGAATGAATATGGGTCATCAGAAGACAAACGCGAAATGCAAAAGTACTTGGATGAGTTCAATTCATATTGTAAACACAATGTGTTCGAAGTGCCACACGCTGTGTTTCATCCTGGTCAAAACGAGGACAGTAAACACTCAAAGTTTGCTCTGAAATACTTTGAAGAAGGTCCCATTATGTTGCAGCAGATAACTATACTCTGTAACCGTATAGCTAAGACCTTGCACATAAATTCTTGGGCTTTGTCATTAGAATCTATTCAAAAGGGATGTGTATTCCTAACATTTTCTATTCCAGTTTCAATAGCTACAAACGTTCTGCCGATTTCTGATGCTCAGTTAATAGAATTGAGCCGATTCGGATTAGGCGCCATTGATGAAGAGGAAGATGAGTCCAGGTCATTAGCGAAGTTTTCTGACCTAGATGGTATCGTTACTATAAGATCTGGAAGGAAAGGTTCTACTAAACGTATATTAGCAG AAGTTGATCTCCCTACAAATGAAGAAGAAGCTACTGATGTGACAGGGGAGAGTGGGTACGGCACTGGAGAAGAAATCCGACAGAATTGGATTCAAGGACGACTCCAAACTTCTTCATCTGCAGATCCTGGTTCAG TGTCTGTAAAGGATGCCAATCAGTATACGTCACTCTGCGCTACATTCTCGGGAAATGATTCTGGACCGTACTCATCTTTAGTCAA GTCCGGTAAGCTTGTGTCCGCAGATGCTCAACAAGGACAGATGGGAATGCGATATGCTTACAAAATCCATTCACAGACT ATCCAATGGCTTTGTGAAAATTTTGAAGCTTCTGAAGGCTGCAATGTTTCCAAGAAAACACTTTATAATCATTACCTGAGGCACTGTGCTACATTTAGTATCAATCCTGTCAATGCAGCGGTCTTTGGAAAGCTCATTCGTTCCGTATTCATTGGGCTGACAACAAGAAAACTAGGCACCAG TGGGAACTTCAAAACCGGTTACTATGGCATTTGGATAAAGCCTGACTCTCCATTAAGGAACTTTCCCacagatgatgatgatgatgatgatattACTAGTGTTCCAGTACTACCATCACTCCCATCCTCTCCCCCTTCACCACCTTATGAAAAGGCATCTCGTCAGCTTCCTCCATTACCATATGAGGAAGTTTCTCCTCTCACATCGAGACAGCAGCCATGCCGTACACACTTTAGTTCCATATCAAGCGAGCATCCATCTCGTCAGTTTCCTCCAGTACAAAGCCTCCAACAACCACCCCCCAACCTACAGAGTGACCAATTTCCCTCTCGATCACCGCGAGCTCGTCTCCCCTCTCCCCAATcctcaccaccaccactgccGAAACCTCGCAAGCGATCCACAAAAGCATACTCCCCAGACTCAAAACCACACTAA
- the LOC135335266 gene encoding uncharacterized protein LOC135335266 isoform X2, producing MSGCLQEKAEKTTPSISSPTFPYLDTKRLSEPEKRMLFDKLTTDYESIVSAFCKLCMALSKSPALKDEIENIKLFLSASAIFSKEEKMKLLSSKTMTEVLMILQLRVSFFNHQTIKLVVNEFGSSDDKHKMQKYLQEFKSYCEHDVFEVPHSVFHPGHTEDREHSKYFALKYSDSEEDPIKLQKITKICSRIAKTLHINSWALSLVSIEKGCIVVTFAIPIAIATNVLPISEGQLTELSRYGLGAIDDRALEEFSNTTDDTILKLDRENSTKHELYKAEVDNEEEATDVTWESGYGTGEAVLQEWIGEGHQSTLSTDSDLVSIKDWHLYTPLLTLSEKDSGPYESLYIVKSNQLVSSDAFQQQMGMRYAFRTQTFHWLHENLESSESCYVSKTTLYDHYRRHCTALSMEPVTIAVFGKLIHSLFTRMTTKRLGTSGNFKTCYYGIRIKPDSPLRNVPTDETEMPEVQVLSPLLSSPLPLPNEKLSCQPLSEELAYQLPPLPSEESDHQMQPPLLPVQQSYHPSDHSLQSELPSTFSKLPQVLKRLPQSFLQQLSFPSPNLQNEQFPLRLPKARKPSRRPPPTLPKPSKLRMQQKI from the exons ATGTCTGGATGTCTGCAAGAAAAAGCAGAGAAAACAACTCCTAGTATTAGCTCACCAACTTTTCCTTATCTCGATACTAAACGTTTAAGTGAGCCAGAGAAACGCATGTTATTTGACAAGTTAACTACTGATTATGAATCGATTGTGAGTGCATTTTGTAAGCTCTGCATGGCACTGTCCAAGTCCCCAGCTTTGAAAGATGAGATAGAAAATATTAAGCTTTTCTTATCAGCCTCTGCAATCTTCTCAAAAGAAGAAAAGATGAAACTACTGAGTTCAAAGACAATGACTGAAGTGCTCATGATTCTTCAACTAAGGGTTTCTTTCTTTAATCATCAAACTATAAAGTTGGTCGTGAATGAATTTGGGTCATCAGATGACAAACACAAAATGCAAAAATACTTGCAGGAGTTTAAGTCTTATTGTGAACACGATGTGTTCGAAGTACCTCACTCTGTGTTTCATCCTGGTCATACCGAGGACAGAGAACACTCGAAATACTTTGCCCTGAAATACTCTGATTCTGAAGAAGATCCCATTAAGTTACAGAAGATAACTAAAATCTGCAGCCGTATAGCAAAGACCTTGCACATAAATTCTTGGGCTTTGTCATTGGTATCCATTGAAAAGGGGTGCATAGTCGTAACATTTGCCATCCCTATTGCGATAGCCACTAATGTTCTACCAATTTCTGAAGGTCAGTTGACAGAATTGAGCCGATATGGATTAGGTGCCATTGATGATAGAGCGTTAGAAGAGTTTTCGAATACTACTGACGATACTATTTTAAAGCTCGACAGGGAAAATTCTACCAAACATGAACTATATAAAGCAG AAGTTGATAATGAAGAGGAGGCTACTGATGTGACATGGGAGAGTGGATACGGCACTGGAGAGGCAGTCCTACAGGAGTGGATTGGTGAAGGACATCAAAGCACTTTGTCTACAGATTCAGACTTAG tgtcTATCAAGGACTGGCATCTGTATACGCCACTTCTTACACTCTCAGAAAAGGATTCTGGACCATACGAATCTTTATATATAGTCAA GTCAAACCAGCTTGTGTCCTCAGATGCTTTCCAACAGCAGATGGGAATGCGATACGCTTTCAGGACGCAGACG TTCCACTGGCTTCATGAAAATTTGGAATCTTCTGAAAGCTGCTATGTTTCCAAGACTACACTTTATGATCATTACCGGAGACACTGTACTGCGTTAAGTATGGAGCCTGTCACTATAGCAGTGTTCGGAAAACTCATTCACTCATTGTTTACTAGGATGACAACAAAAAGACTAGGCACCAG TGGGAACTTCAAAACTTGTTACTATGGCATCCGGATAAAGCCTGACTCTCCCTTACGCAACGTTCCCACAGATGAGACTGAGATGCCTGAAGTTCAAGTGCTATCACCATTGCTATCCTCCCCTCTTCCGCTACCAAATGAAAAACTGTCTTGTCAGCCTTTAAGTGAGGAATTGGCTTACCAGTTACCTCCACTACCAAGTGAGGAATCTGATCATCAAATGCAACCGCCTCTTCTACCAGTACAGCAGTCATATCATCCCTCGGACCATTCTCTACAAAGTGAGCTGCCATCTACATTTAGTAAGCTCCCTCAAGTACTGAAGCGTCTCCCACAATCGTTCCTTCAGCAGTTGTCCTTCCCATCTCCCAATCTACAAAATGAACAATTTCCTCTTAGACTACCAAAAGCTCGTAAGCCCTCTCGTCGTCCGCCTCCAACACTTCCAAAACCTAGCAAGCTGAGAATGCAACAAAAAATTTAA
- the LOC135335266 gene encoding uncharacterized protein LOC135335266 isoform X3 encodes MSGCLQEKAEKTTPSISSPTFPYLDTKRLSEPEKRMLFDKLTTDYESIVSAFCKLCMALSKSPALKDEIENIKLFLSASAIFSKEEKMKLLSSKTMTEVLMILQLRVSFFNHQTIKLVVNEFGSSDDKHKMQKYLQEFKSYCEHDVFEVPHSVFHPGHTEDREHSKYFALKYSDSEEDPIKLQKITKICSRIAKTLHINSWALSLVSIEKGCIVVTFAIPIAIATNVLPISEGQLTELSRYGLGAIDDRALEEFSNTTDDTILKLDRENSTKHELYKAEVDNEEEATDVTWESGYGTGEAVLQEWIGEGHQSTLSTDSDLVSIKDWHLYTPLLTLSEKDSGPYESLYIVKSNQLVSSDAFQQQMGMRYAFRTQTFHWLHENLESSESCYVSKTTLYDHYRRHCTALSMEPVTIAVFGKLIHSLFTRMTTKRLGTR; translated from the exons ATGTCTGGATGTCTGCAAGAAAAAGCAGAGAAAACAACTCCTAGTATTAGCTCACCAACTTTTCCTTATCTCGATACTAAACGTTTAAGTGAGCCAGAGAAACGCATGTTATTTGACAAGTTAACTACTGATTATGAATCGATTGTGAGTGCATTTTGTAAGCTCTGCATGGCACTGTCCAAGTCCCCAGCTTTGAAAGATGAGATAGAAAATATTAAGCTTTTCTTATCAGCCTCTGCAATCTTCTCAAAAGAAGAAAAGATGAAACTACTGAGTTCAAAGACAATGACTGAAGTGCTCATGATTCTTCAACTAAGGGTTTCTTTCTTTAATCATCAAACTATAAAGTTGGTCGTGAATGAATTTGGGTCATCAGATGACAAACACAAAATGCAAAAATACTTGCAGGAGTTTAAGTCTTATTGTGAACACGATGTGTTCGAAGTACCTCACTCTGTGTTTCATCCTGGTCATACCGAGGACAGAGAACACTCGAAATACTTTGCCCTGAAATACTCTGATTCTGAAGAAGATCCCATTAAGTTACAGAAGATAACTAAAATCTGCAGCCGTATAGCAAAGACCTTGCACATAAATTCTTGGGCTTTGTCATTGGTATCCATTGAAAAGGGGTGCATAGTCGTAACATTTGCCATCCCTATTGCGATAGCCACTAATGTTCTACCAATTTCTGAAGGTCAGTTGACAGAATTGAGCCGATATGGATTAGGTGCCATTGATGATAGAGCGTTAGAAGAGTTTTCGAATACTACTGACGATACTATTTTAAAGCTCGACAGGGAAAATTCTACCAAACATGAACTATATAAAGCAG AAGTTGATAATGAAGAGGAGGCTACTGATGTGACATGGGAGAGTGGATACGGCACTGGAGAGGCAGTCCTACAGGAGTGGATTGGTGAAGGACATCAAAGCACTTTGTCTACAGATTCAGACTTAG tgtcTATCAAGGACTGGCATCTGTATACGCCACTTCTTACACTCTCAGAAAAGGATTCTGGACCATACGAATCTTTATATATAGTCAA GTCAAACCAGCTTGTGTCCTCAGATGCTTTCCAACAGCAGATGGGAATGCGATACGCTTTCAGGACGCAGACG TTCCACTGGCTTCATGAAAATTTGGAATCTTCTGAAAGCTGCTATGTTTCCAAGACTACACTTTATGATCATTACCGGAGACACTGTACTGCGTTAAGTATGGAGCCTGTCACTATAGCAGTGTTCGGAAAACTCATTCACTCATTGTTTACTAGGATGACAACAAAAAGACTAGGCACCAG ATGA